AGTGAAGCGATCATGAGGGCAAGAAGCATTGCTCTCATCTCTTTTATCGAGAGATAAGATGCGCATACCGAAATCATGGGTTCCGATCATGGCAAAAAAGATCATTGACAACCTTATTGCCGGACAGATGATCACGCCGAAAATCCCTGTAGAGAAGCTCATTGAACAGGCGGACGCGATCATTCTTGCGGAACTCATGATTGAGGACAGGCTGAACAACGAGGTGCGGGAGCTCCTGAAGAAGCACGAGACGGATATCGAGCGCAACCGGATGGACTACCGCAAGCTTTTTGAGCTTACCAA
The sequence above is drawn from the Nitrospirota bacterium genome and encodes:
- a CDS encoding DUF507 family protein; the protein is MRIPKSWVPIMAKKIIDNLIAGQMITPKIPVEKLIEQADAIILAELMIEDRLNNEVRELLKKHETDIERNRMDYRKLFELTKQKLVKERNLVL